Proteins from a single region of Brassica rapa cultivar Chiifu-401-42 unplaced genomic scaffold, CAAS_Brap_v3.01 Scaffold0622, whole genome shotgun sequence:
- the LOC103849267 gene encoding uncharacterized protein LOC103849267, translated as MANIERAFGVTNIKHRIPLVLDLDVFNYDAWRELFLTHCLTFDLLGHVDGTSVPTDDDDLAWKKRNGLVKLWIYGTLAPPLFKSSFKTGGSARDIWLRRENQFRNNKESRVIQLDNDLRTKEIGDQSIHEYSQSLISIADLLENVKAPVSDKILVMYMLSGLNEEFDHIINVIKHQKPFPTFEESRNMLELEETRLKKPIKGSSSHSNAASSSSALVATVPHNKSADINQRQQHNNRGNRRGGRGRGRYNYNQ; from the coding sequence ATGGCAAACATTGAGAGAGCCTTCGGAGTGACGAACATCAAACACCGTATACCTTTGGTGTTGGATCTCGACGTGTTCAACTATGACGCGTGGAGAGAGCTCTTCCTCACCCACTGCTTAACCTTTGATCTTCTAGGACACGTCGATGGAACCTCCGTACCGACCGACGACGATGATCTCGCCTGGAAGAAGCGTAACGGCTTAGTCAAGCTTTGGATCTACGGTACGCTTGCCCCGCCACTCTTCAAGTCTTCTTTCAAAACTGGTGGTTCAGCAAGAGACATATGGCTCCGGAGAGAGAACCAGTTCAGAAACAACAAGGAATCTCGGGTGATCCAGCTCGACAATGATCTTCGAACCAAAGAAATTGGAGATCAATCAATCCATGAGTACTCACAGAGTCTCATATCCATTGCTGACCTGTTGGAGAATGTTAAGGCTCCTGTCAGTGACAAAATTCTCGTTATGTACATGCTCAGTGGACTTAATGAGGAGTTTGATCACATAATAAATGTGATAAAACATCAAAAGCCATTTCCGACATTTGAAGAATCTCGCAATATGCTAGAGCTGGAGGAAACACGCCTCAAAAAGCCAATCAAGGGGTCTTCTTCTCACTCCAACGCTGCTTCATCTTCATCAGCCCTCGTTGCAACGGTTCCTCACAACAAATCAGCGGACATCAACCAAAGACAGCAACACAACAACCGCGGCAATCGCAGAGGCGGTCGAGGACGGGGACGCTACAACTATAATCAATGA